The Cheilinus undulatus linkage group 2, ASM1832078v1, whole genome shotgun sequence genome has a window encoding:
- the gpr184 gene encoding G protein-coupled receptor 184 — translation MYPTVTPQATTTNSTEKCVKIGDSAVSDVLMSVYILAFVFGLIFNVLTLGPIWQQVRRQNVLGIFLLSLSISDMLFIFTMPLWINYYRNNHNWGLGVNVCSVAGFFYYSNMYISIYLLCCISVDRCLVVTFPLRSKTHRTSRYAWAQCAGVYIVVTVLHIMVLVKDDLKDAHDDLDKNDRCYETYPMKPPIALFNLVRVGIGFVLPLLVLAVSYWKVLATVGQSPGLTTQAKKKVRLLSFGVIGIFSVCYAPYHILLLVRSLVFYNSEIKGPGGSYCEFEQNTHFLFSCMLALSSLNCVMDPVLYVLVSNGIEEVKLFWRRQQSTLTTDNTVLTIRVKANANLI, via the coding sequence ATGTATCCAACAGTCACACCACAAGCAACAACCACAAACTCTAcagaaaagtgtgttaaaattggtgacAGTGCTGTGAGTGACGTTCTCATGTCAGTTTACATCCTGGCTTTTGTCTTTGGTTTGATCTTCAACGTGCTGACTCTGGGACCCATCTGGCAGCAAGTGCGCCGTCAAAACGTCCTGGGAATATTTCTGCTCAGCCTATCTATCTCGGacatgctttttattttcaccaTGCCTCTTTGGATCAATTACTACCGGAATAATCACAACTGGGGGCTAGGTGTTAATGTTTGTAGTGTCGCTGGCTTCTTTTACTATTCCAACATGTACATTAGCATCTACCTGCTCTGCTGCATTTCCGTGGACCGCTGCCTCGTTGTCACCTTCCCTCTTCGCTCCAAAACCCACCGTACATCTCGCTATGCCTGGGCCCAGTGTGCTGGTGTTTATATTGTTGTGACTGTCCTTCATATCATGGTGTTAGTCAAAGATGACCTCAAGGATGCTCATGATGACCTAGACAAGAACGATCGCTGTTATGAGACTTACCCCATGAAGCCACCTATAGCCTTGTTTAACCTGGTCCGAGTGGGCATCGGCTTCGTTCTGCCCCTGCTGGTATTGGCAGTGAGCTATTGGAAGGTGCTGGCCACAGTCGGGCAAAGTCCTGGGCTGACCACCCAGGCTAAGAAAAAAGTCCGTCTGCTTTCATTTGGTGTGATTGGAATCTTCTCAGTGTGCTACGCTCCGTATCACATCCTCCTGCTAGTACGCTCACTAGTCTTCTATAACAGTGAGATCAAAGGACCTGGAGGAAGTTACTGTGAGTTTGAGCAAAATACACACTTCCTCTTCTCGTGTATGCTGGCACTGTCCAGTCTGAACTGTGTGATGGACCCTGTGCTTTACGTGCTGGTCAGTAATGGAATAGAGGAGGTGAAACTGTTCTGGAGGAGGCAACAAAGTACACTAACAACAGACAATACTGTTTTAACTATCAGAGTAAAGGCTAATGCTAATTTAATATAA
- the si:dkey-202l22.3 gene encoding 7 transmembrane receptor domain-containing protein, with protein sequence MDIFIKEDFNLLGNISNEREQERLEGSESHRLNHSEPLDMFEGMELLLRFKPLFLPLYSLIVVVAGVGNSFLLACILADKKLHNATNFFIGNLAAGDLLMCLSCVPLTVSYAFDSQGWAFGRPLCHLVPLLQCATVFASVLSLTAIAVDRYIVVAHPVRRRISLWGCGAVTVGVWLLSLALAAPPSLYTRYLDLRPSGMDLVVCEEFWPNSGNLRLLYSCFILIASYMIPLLSVSLSYCAITVSLKRYSVPGELSNSQQRWSQRRKKTFSLLVASVLAFALCWLPLQVLNLLLDLDPDFHIIGKRYINVLQVCCHLVAMSSACYNPFIYASLHSKVRMHLKGYLCPCRHRGMVERSTSRS encoded by the exons ATGGATATCTTCATAAAGGAGGACTTCAATTTGCTCGGTAACATCAGCAATGAGAGGGAACAGGAGAGATTAGAAGGCAGTGAAAGCCACAGACTCAACCACAGTGAGCCTCTGGATATGTTTGAAGGCATGGAGCTTCTACTGCGCTTCAAACCTCTCTTCCTGCCTCTTTACAGCCTCATAGTGGTCGTGGCTGGTGTTGGAAACTCCTTCCTATTGGCTTGCATCTTGGCTGACAAGAAACTTCACAACGCCACAAACTTTTTCATTGGTAACTTGGCGGCTGGAGACCTGCTGATGTGCTTGAGCTGTGTCCCACTCACTGTGTCGTACGCCTTTGATAGCCAGGGCTGGGCCTTTGGGAGACCTCTCTGTCACCTGGTCCCTTTGCTGCAATGTGCCACAGTGTTTGCATCGGTGCTTTCACTAACCGCTATTGCTGTGGACCGCTATATTGTTGTGG cTCACCCAGTAAGGAGGAGGATCTCTTTATGGGGTTGTGGTGCGGTGACTGTGGGTGTCTGGCTTTTATCACTGGCCCTTGCTGCGCCTCCATCCCTCTACACGCGTTATCTGGATCTACGTCCCAGCGGCATGGACCTTGTTGTTTGTGAAGAGTTCTGGCCAAATAGTGGCAACCTGCGGCTTCTGTACTCATGCTTCATTCTTATAGCCTCATATATGATCCCGCTGCTGTCTGTCAGCTTATCTTACTGTGCTATCACCGTTAGCCTAAAACGCTATTCAGTGCCTGGGGAGCTGTCCAATAGCCAGCAGCGCTGGAGCCAAAGGAGGAAGAAGACCTTCTCTCTGCTGGTAGCCTCAGTGCTGGCCTTTGCCCTGTGCTGGCTGCCCCTTCAG GTGCTGAACTTGTTGCTGGATCTGGATCCAGATTTCCACATCATTGGAAAGCGCTACATTAATGTCCTACAAGTCTGCTGTCACCTAGTGGCCATGAGCTCTGCCTGCTACAACCCCTTCATCTACGCCTCCCTGCACAGCAAGGTGCGCATGCACTTAAAAGGGTACTTGTGTCCTTGCCGCCACAGAGGGATGGTGGAAAGATCGACTTCAAGGAGCTAA